Part of the Canis lupus dingo isolate Sandy chromosome 14, ASM325472v2, whole genome shotgun sequence genome, AATGGTAGAagataattcactttttttttaaatgaggcaatgagtgaaaataattaataatagcaaGTTATATAATGAATAGTTTCCTTGCCCTTTGTTTCatgccttttttaaaacttttccttttatccttttggtctactttttaaaaaggttcgtgtttcatacattttgaagTGGCCTAACTAAGGCGAGGccacaacaaaaatataaaaagaaatatagaataacAGGTAATAGCTGCTTTTTCTGCTATGGACTTATAACTGTTAATTGCTATTTTGCATTACTTCTCCCggaagaaatgagaaacagattCAAAAAAAGGACCTAGAACATTGAGATTTTTAGTAATCTAACCCACTCCCCACTTAGCAGAGCAATACATTGACAACAGTGGTGAGACACAAGCCTTTTATTATATAttccctaattttaaaaaattagcgtGTTTAGAACATGCATGTGCTATACATGCATAAATTTTATACATGTCTTATTATACCAATATAATTCATATGACATGTATGGTAcacaaaattgaaattttgttAAGTGTGGAagctaaaaatacagaaatagaagatACTAATTTTTGTGTTTAATCCAAAAGATTTTCCTACATTCCCTGAGATGAACTAGTCTGAACTATCAAATTAGACCTTTCAAGGTTTTCCTTGCATCTTTAAGAAAGTTTATAatagggcagctccagtggctcagcggtttagcacggccttcagcccagggcctgatactggagacctgggatcgagtcccacgtcaggctccctgcatggagcctacttctccctctgcctgtgtctctgcctctctctctctctctctctctctctgtgtctgtcatgaataaataaataaaaccttttttaaaaaaaagaaagtttataatAAATAGAGGACTTAGAAGAGGACTTAGACCCTGGAAGTTTAGTATACTATTAGAAAACAATTCAAGTTTAATATAGTGAATTAATATATGCATGTTTGAATGGCTATATTTATACTACCATGAAGTGCTTTCCCTTGCTTGGATAGCAATTTTGGAGAACAAGCGCATTTGTTTTTTAGTATCAATAAATTGGGCCCAGGGTTGAgtttatttagtaaaataataaCTCAAATATATTCATTGGTATGTATAGTAGTTCCCCTCCTTAGCCAcaggggatatgttccaagacccccagcgAATGCCTGAAACCACCAGTGTTgagtatatatactatacatattgTGTTTCTTTCCTGTACATACTTACCAATATcaaagtttaatttctaaattaggcACAGTGGGAGattaacagcaacaataataaaattaaacaattataaCATTAGACTTTAATAAAAGTAATGTGAATGTGatttctctccctcaaaatatcttattgtactataCTCATCCTTCttatgatgatgtgagatgataaaatgcctacatgatgagacaAAGTGAGGTGAATGGCATAGTGTTAGGCTGCTACTGACCTTCTGATGATACATCAGAAGGAAGATCATCTGCTTTTGGACGGTGGAAAGCAAAATTATTGATCAAGGGGAGCTAGCTGGTCATAATTATTACCAGTAATAATCATAGGTAGGCTTTACACAGATATGGTAGGTTATTATCCTATCAACTAGAGTATACACTTCTTAAACAGTGCATCTTAAAACTCTTTATTTTCCCAGTGTATTTAGCATCTtgtatatagtaagtgctcatgAAAATGtttacagtgttttaaaaaataataataacagactCACTATGGAGTCCTTTGCCCTAAgacagcaaaccaagacttagtTACAGAAATGTGACTTTTAATCACCGTCTGGAATTTCCTGATCAGTACTAGTGTGGTGGTCTGCACGACAGACCCCCAACCCAAAGGAAGatgaccttgcctgaaacaattctttctttgcttttactaATAACTTTCCATGTCTTGCCTtgtttctgcctataaaagtcttcATTTTGTATAGCTCCTTGGAGCTCATTTCTGTTTGTTAAATGGGATGcagcccaattcatgaatcattgatTAAAGTCGATCAGATCTTCACATTTACTCAGTTGaacttagttttttttaacaacattattattttcttcgTTGTACTTGCTCAGGCATTTGGGCAACTAACCCTCTCCTCTTTTGCAGCTGGTCTGACAGGCCTGTTACCTGAGGCTTTTGTCCCTGGCATGACCATTTCCACCCACTAACAGTTATCAAAGGAAGTCTGCCAATAAACCACAAgctaacaaaactaaaaagaataagTCATTACTTTGCCCTTACACAAGTGATATTACTTTAACAATTTTTCTTCTCatcatacttttatttctctcatacCCAAGTCACAGACAATTTAGCAACTATAGACTTTAACATAGGGGGTTGAAATAAGTAAAGGGAGGGAGTGTGGTGgagattgcttttaaaaataggggCATTGGCCtcagaatatttatttctccgagaggaaaaaaagaaatccccagAAAGCCTTCCGTCCAAGAAACATCCCATCTCCTTTCGGATTAGAACTGTTACCTAGTTTCTGCCTACAGATGAAGGGGGTAGGGGAGTATAAATCCCTTAAGGTAAAATATACCTTACGGTATAATTTACCTCTaagtttcttttcaattttaaggCCTGATTCAAAATTGGATTATAAAGCACAGGCCCCGGGgccgcctgggcggctcagtggttgagcatccgcctttggctcaggtcgtgatcccagggtcctgagagtcccgcatcgggcttcctgtggggagcctgcttctccctctgcctatgtctctgcccctctgtctctcatgaataaataaaatctttaaaaaaaagcacagccCCCAACACACCAAAGTTCTAGATTCTCTCATTCTaccttaaataaatagattaattaattaattaattaaaaaatctcaCTCTCAGTCTTCATCTCTGGGATGATCTGGTTCTGCAAGGAGAAAAAGCAGCACTGGGgtgtaagaggcagagacacagacagaggagaagcaggctccatgcagggagcccgacgcgggactcgatcccgggtctccaggatcgcgccctgggccaaaggcaggcgccaaaccgctgagccgcccgggctgccctcaagggGGCTATTCTTGACAAGAGCCTCCGCGTCAGCCAGAGCAACGTCCAACCCAACTGGCCTCAGATCATTTCATaattcgggggtggggggtggggggtgggggtggggagccttgGCCCCTCGCAGACTAACCTAGGAAAACAGGCTTGTCggggagagagagtgcaaaagTGGACCAGGCGACGTTTCGGCTGCTGGGCCGTGCGGGCTCGGAGTCTCGGGTTTATCCTTTGTGCCTGGGACACGGCCGGCTCGAATCGGAGCGGGACACACACCGCACCGCAGCCtgcgcccggcccggcctccgGCGTGTGGCACGAGGCCCCGGTTGCGCGCTCCCGGGAGTGCCGGGCCCCCGCGCAGCCGGCGCAGCTCGGGTCACACCTGGTGGGGGTTTCTCcgctcctgcccgcccccccccgcccgccgacGCCGCCCCAGGAGGGCGGAGAGGCGCGGCCGGGCTGCGTCGCCGGGACCCCGCGGGCCTCTGCGCGGAGGGCGGAGCGGGAGGGGGCCCGGCGAAGGCGGGAGAGGGCGAGCCGGAGGGGAGCACGGGGAGGCCGGGGAAGGGCGTCACTGCTCGCTCTCCGCTTCTGGAGCGGGCGGCCGAGGcggcggggcggagcggggcggCGGGGCTCGCGGCGGTCCTCGCCTCCACTCCTCCGTGGGCCGCGCGGAGGGAGCGCGGGCGCCGCGGGCTGCACCCACCCGGGCcggagggcagggcgcggggcggggggggctgcgCGGGGGGGGCGGCCGCGCGTCTCCCGGACTCTAGGGCTCCCGCTGCACCCACCCGGGCcggagggcagggcgcggggtgggggggctgcgcGGGGGGGGGCGGCCGCGCGTCTCCCGGACTCTAGGGCTCCGGCTGCCATCGGGCCGCGGCGGGACGGAGCTCCCTGCGCGCCCCGGGGGCCTCGGCGGCCCGGCCCCGCAGCTCCACGCCCGGGCAGCTGCTGAGCCCATGGCGGGCAGCGATGCGGGCGCGGAGGGGCGGGCGCGGAggagcggcgcggcgcggcgccccgggggcccgggcgggcgggggcgcgagGCTGCCGCCAGCCGCCCGGAGCCGCTGTCCACTGCTGAAGCGCCGGCCGCCGGCGCCGCGCTGCCCGCCTGGATGCGACTCTACTTCTACGGGATGCACGGGATCACCCTGGACGTGCTGGCGTCCTCGGCTGGGCGCTTCGCCCGCAGCCCGGACCTGGACCTCCGGATGCTGGGGTTCTCCTCGCCCTACCGCTGCCTGCTGCACTCGCTCACCCACTTCGCCCTGGAGCAGGTCTACCTGCAGCGGCCGCGCTGCCCCAGCGCCTTCGTCTTCAATTTCCTGGTCTACCCGTCGGCCCACGTGGCGCTGCAGACCCTGGCCGGCCTGCGCGGCGGACCGGGCGCGGCGGTGCCGGGGCCGCTGCGCTGGGCGCTGCAGTACGTGCTGGCGCTCTACCACTGCCAAGTGTTCCTGAAGCGCTTCCTGCGCCTGCGGTACCGGCGGCCGCCCGAGCCGCGGCCCCAGCCTTGGCcgcgcgcgccccccgccgccgccgccgcccccgcccccgccccgggcgcagGTGGCCGGCGACGACCGCCGCGAGGCACCAGGGGCGTCGGGGGAGCCCCGGCTCGGGGGCTGCCGGACCCGCTCCGCTTTCTCTTCTTCGGAATGCACGGCTTTTTGGATGAGatcttcttcactttcttcttcaACTTCCTGGGGCAGGCGGACGGGCCGACCAGCGGCCACACGTCGCTCTGGTCCTTCTTTATGTACGGCAGCTGCAGCTTCGTGGTGGAGAGGCTCTACTTCCACCTGCACCGGGGCCGCGGCTGGAGCACCTGGAAGCGGGTGCCCGTCTACGTGACCTTCATCTACGCGTGGGAGctgtgctggggcctgggcctCCGCTCGTGCGGCGCTTGCTCCTGGGACTATTCTCACTACCCGCTCAACTTCATGGGCCTCATCACCCTGATGTATTTACCTGGTTGGATATTCCTTAGTGTGTACCAGGACCTACTTTTCAACGTGTTGTGGCGGGTTCAGTACATACCAACtatctaaagaaaagaaagaaagaaaagaaagaaaagaaagaaagaaagaaagaaagaaagaaagaaagaaagaaagaaagaaagaaagaaaggaaagaaagagtcaTTCGAGTCCCACGAACCAATTCGATTTATTTTTACACGTTTAAAACGGAGTGGTTTTTttagccttttaatttttatacgtTTTCCTAAGCTCTTCTAATATGTTTTACTCGACTTTTCCGTTTTTCTGACACTTTGGAACCTATGCATAAtacaacattttgaaattttactcGAAACATAACTCAAAGTACTTGTCAATATTTAAAACCCCTTACAAGCCCAAACAGCAAAGCCATGATACCTTGACATCAGAAGCTGTAGTATATTCACTTATTGGGGCATGGGTGGGTGATAActactagtcttttttttttttttttttaagaatgaagttATTCAAACCAGAAATTAGTGATCTTTACAAGATTTGGTGAAATTTTCtaattcagtcattttttttcttactttctttttaatccaatttcattttaattccccGCCGTATTTACCAATCACTGCTGAAACTCGGTGTCTTTTACTCCTAGAATGACAGTTAATAACTCTTAAAGTGCCTCCCTCTAGCACGCAAGTGGAAAGAAACTGACAAATGTGAAAACACATCCTATGGAtcgatttttaaataaatcttttctagcAACTCAGACAGGTGACACTGTGTTAAGATATTTGATCTTCATCCTGGAGATGATTGTTTTTCCAATGTGGATTAGCCTTAAACGCCAAGTGTGTTAACATTGATCAGATGCTGTGTTATCTATAGCTGTAAATTTTTGCTGTAAAATGTTTACCTTATATGCCCAAAGGCCAAGCAAAGTTTTATCACCCACAATAGTATTCTAACCCTAAGGACTCTCTCTACACGCAGCTTCAAGAACAGAAACAGTCCCTTGGAATAAAATGAACCTGAATGTTCATTATACTCGCATTAGACCTAATTGCTTACCGTGAATACAGATAGGCGTTTTCAGAGTATTTCTGCCACGGCTCACTTGTAA contains:
- the TMEM229A gene encoding transmembrane protein 229A; translation: MAGSDAGAEGRARRSGAARRPGGPGGRGREAAASRPEPLSTAEAPAAGAALPAWMRLYFYGMHGITLDVLASSAGRFARSPDLDLRMLGFSSPYRCLLHSLTHFALEQVYLQRPRCPSAFVFNFLVYPSAHVALQTLAGLRGGPGAAVPGPLRWALQYVLALYHCQVFLKRFLRLRYRRPPEPRPQPWPRAPPAAAAAPAPAPGAGGRRRPPRGTRGVGGAPARGLPDPLRFLFFGMHGFLDEIFFTFFFNFLGQADGPTSGHTSLWSFFMYGSCSFVVERLYFHLHRGRGWSTWKRVPVYVTFIYAWELCWGLGLRSCGACSWDYSHYPLNFMGLITLMYLPGWIFLSVYQDLLFNVLWRVQYIPTI